One stretch of Oncorhynchus gorbuscha isolate QuinsamMale2020 ecotype Even-year linkage group LG21, OgorEven_v1.0, whole genome shotgun sequence DNA includes these proteins:
- the atp5mc3b gene encoding ATP synthase membrane subunit c locus 3b: MYACAKFVSTPALVRAGSRALYRPLSASVLSRPDVRTGEASTDFVPQSAFSQVALRGFQTSAVSRDIDTAAKFIGAGAATVGVAGSGAGIGTVFGSLIIGYARNPSLKQQLFSYAILGFALSEAMGLFCLMVAFLILFAM, encoded by the exons ATGTACGCCTGTGCGAAGTTCGTCTCTACGCCTGCACTG GTCCGTGCTGGATCCAGGGCATTATACAGACCTCTCTCTGCGTCTGTGCTTTCCCGGCCGGATGTCAGAACTGGAGAG GCTAGCACTGACTTTGTGCCACAGAGTGCCTTTTCTCAGGTAGCACTGCGGGGTTTCCAGACTAGTGCTGTGAGCAGAGACATTGACACAGCAGCCAAGTTCATCGGCGCTGGAGCTGCCACAGTTGGAGTGGCTGGTTCTGGTGCTGGAATCGGGACTGTGTTCGGCAGCCTTATCATCGGCTATGCAAG GAACCCTTCCCTAAAGCAGCAGCTTTTCTCCTATGCTATCCTGGGATTTGCCCTGTCTGAAGCCATGGGTCTGTTCTGCTTGATGGTTGCTTTCCTGATCCTGTTTGCCATGTAA